In Stomoxys calcitrans chromosome 2, idStoCalc2.1, whole genome shotgun sequence, the following proteins share a genomic window:
- the LOC106087196 gene encoding CD82 antigen translates to MGLNGCCSCVKFLMVLINILFWVIGLAIVIASAWMLTDPTFVLSMTQSYNHYYIALYVFLGIGVLITIGAFFGCCGVLKESQCLLVSFFCVILVVMVAQIAAGAWAFHNKDKLDDIVRASVKYSVQEEYGQSSMSSRTVTFDTIQKNLKCCGADGPADWATSRFNNVDRTNIIDIAISSMNVFYNIPESCCKDELKDNVCEMSRKLKFGGNLNPAIHQQGCVDKLIELIYENWVLLFGITGGVVLLELLALTFSLSLCCAVRSQQYKA, encoded by the exons GTTATTGGTTTGGCCATAGTCATAGCATCGGCATGGATGCTAACAGATCCCACATTTGTGCTGTCAATGACGCAGTCCTATAATCACTACTACATTGCGCTCTATGTGTTCCTGGGAATTGGAGTGCTCATTACAATTGGTGCTTTCTTTGGTTGCTGTGGTGTACTCAAAGAATCCCAATGCCTCTTGGTATCG TTCTTCTGTGTGATattggtggtgatggtggcaCAAATCGCTGCCGGTGCTTGGGCATTCCACAACAAAGATAAATTGGACGACATTGTGCGGGCGTCAGTGAAATATTCGGTGCAGGAGGAATATGGTCAGTCAAGCATGAGTTCCCGCACGGTCACCTTTGATACCATCCAAAAGAAT CTCAAATGCTGTGGTGCTGATGGTCCCGCCGATTGGGCCACAAGTCGCTTCAATAATGTGGATCGCACAAATATTATTGATATTGCCATATCGTCCATGAATGTCTTCTACAACATACCAGAATCCTGCTGTAAGGACGAACTCAAGGATAATGTCTGTGAAATGTCAAGAAAACTGAAATTTGGAGGAAATCTTAATCCGGCCATACACCAACAG GGTTGCGTGGACAAACTCATCGAATTGATCTATGAAAACTGGGTGCTGTTATTCGGCATTACCGGTGGAGTTGTCCTATTGGAATTGTTGGCCTTGACCTTCTCCTTGAGCTTGTGCTGTGCCGTGCGAAGCCAGCAATACAAGGCCTGA